In the Penaeus chinensis breed Huanghai No. 1 chromosome 31, ASM1920278v2, whole genome shotgun sequence genome, one interval contains:
- the LOC125042056 gene encoding amino acid transporter AVT1J-like, with product MHDRMKKLCWTVVYNITNPAPSAGDESPPQSAPQKTGRCLSVPLAAAFLVAEMSGSGVLALPKAVANTGWVGLPLMVLLCACVGFAGTRLAICWVLLEDRWPEYRQPCRRPYPAIAYRAFGTIGSLLCTAAQQATLVGVSTVFLLLASQLLSALVQPLVSSATLCSCLFVVGGVLVPATWLGTPKDFCASPIMYASRGFIYEVTS from the exons AATGAAAAAACTCTGCTGGACCGTCGTGTACAACATCACCAACCCTGCCCCTTCTGCAGGAGATGAGTCCCCCCCTCAAAGTGCACCACAGAAAACGGGTCGCTGTCTTAGTGTTCCTCTTGCCGCAGCTTTCCTTGTGGCCGAGATGTCTGGCTCCGGAGTCCTGGCTCTTCCGAAGGCTGTAGCTAATACAG GATGGGTTGGCTTGCCTCTGATGGTGCTGCTCTGCGCATGCGTGGGGTTTGCGGGTACGAGGCTCGCGATCTGCTGGGTGCTCCTCGAAGACAGGTGGCCCGAGTACCGTCAGCCGTGTAGGAGACCGTACCCTGCTATAGCGTACCGGGCTTTCGGTACCATTGGAAG CCTCCTTTGCACGGCAGCGCAACAGGCAACCCTGGTAGGCGTGTCCACTGTGTTTCTGCTCCTCGCGTCCCAGCTTCTGTCCGCCTTGGTTCAGCCCTTGGTCTCGTCTGCGACTCTGTGCTCCTGCCTCTTCGTCGTCGGGGGCGTCCTGGTGCCGGCGACGTGGCTGGGGACGCCCAAGGATTTCTG CGCCTCGCCCATAATGTACGCATCACGAGGGTTCATATATGAGGTTACTTCATAG